The nucleotide window GTGCAACCTGAAGCGAGGTGTTCCCATGACCCCTTCCCTCTGGGACTACCCCTTCGAAGAGCTCTGGTACCCCGACCTGCTGGCCTGGATCGTCCTGCTCAACGCGGCCTACCTGCTGCTCGTAAGCGTCTGGCGCCGGGCGTACAACTGGGGGCCGCCGGTCCCGGCCTACAAGCAGGTGCTGTTCTCCCTGGGCCTCTGGACGGTCTACCTCAGCGAGGGCACGCCGATCCACCTGATCTCGGAGACCTACCTGTTCAGCGTCCACATGTTCCAGCACACCCTGCTCACCATGATCATGCCGCCGCTCATCCTGCTGGGCACGCCGGACTGGACCCTGCGCCCCCTCCTGCGGCTCCGGCCGGTGCGCGGCGTGCTGCGCGCACTCGTCCACCCCGTTCCTGCGCTGCTCCTCTTCAACCTGATCTACTCGCTCTGGCACATGCCGGTGGCCTACCAGGCGATCCTGCTCTACCACTGGTTCCACGCGGTGCAGCACGCCATCCTCGTCGCGACCGCCATGCTCATGTGGTGGCCGGTCTGCTCGCCCACCCCGGAGCTGCCCCGCCTCTCCGAGCCCGGCCAGATGGTCTACCTCTTCCTGGCCGGGCTGGCCCAGATCGCCGCCTTCGCCGTGATCACCTTCTCCGACGTGGTGCTCTACCCGTTCTACGAGGAGGCGCCCCGCATCTTCGGGCTCGACGCCATGGCTGACCAGCAGCTGGCCGGCGTGATCATGCACCTGAGCGGCGGGATCATCTTCATCCTCGCCTGGGTGGTCATCTTCTTCCGCTGGGCCACCCGGGAGGAGCGCCGCGTCCTGCCCCGTCCGGATGAGACGGGCCGGGCCGCGGTCTGA belongs to Symbiobacterium terraclitae and includes:
- a CDS encoding cytochrome c oxidase assembly protein, with translation MTPSLWDYPFEELWYPDLLAWIVLLNAAYLLLVSVWRRAYNWGPPVPAYKQVLFSLGLWTVYLSEGTPIHLISETYLFSVHMFQHTLLTMIMPPLILLGTPDWTLRPLLRLRPVRGVLRALVHPVPALLLFNLIYSLWHMPVAYQAILLYHWFHAVQHAILVATAMLMWWPVCSPTPELPRLSEPGQMVYLFLAGLAQIAAFAVITFSDVVLYPFYEEAPRIFGLDAMADQQLAGVIMHLSGGIIFILAWVVIFFRWATREERRVLPRPDETGRAAV